The following coding sequences lie in one Rutidosis leptorrhynchoides isolate AG116_Rl617_1_P2 chromosome 4, CSIRO_AGI_Rlap_v1, whole genome shotgun sequence genomic window:
- the LOC139843302 gene encoding serine/threonine-protein kinase Nek2-like isoform X2 translates to MENYEILEQIGKGSFASALLVRHKHENKRYVLKKIRLARQSERTRQSALLEMELISNVQNPFIVEYKDSWVEKGCYVCIVIAYCEGGDMAETIKKANGVHFSEEKLCKWLVQLLVALDYLHVNHIIHRDVKCSNIFLTRDKDIRLGDFGLAKMLTSDDLASSVVGTPSYMCPELLADIPYGCKSDIWSLGCCMYEMAAFKNAFKAFDMQSLINKINKSIVSPLPTMYSGAFRGLIKSMLRKNPEMRPSAAELLKHSHLQPYLLKLYLNSNRPRRNTLPGRWSHYNYEKKTTFIEPEPRTVHLHNEKRPSFSSDRALNPSISEHDYYSLGSQSSARKLSIGSIEEYIHTEKLVASKISNAVRTPKSTPKKPSATTPRTQPIRNSSDRDLLSIRETPASASSHTSRRTSFPLQVRDKKPHVAFESPNVSVNAPHIDKMSVFPLTSDPQEPLIRRVHKASSTSAQCSSPTSRNTILDRSVTTDMYTVKTIDTIQNHQVSISGAQSTHNRSDDTSSDSRGQTRRFDTSSYQQRAEALEGLLEFSAQLMQQQRIEELAVLLKPFGPEKVSPRETAIWLSKSFKGTATESGTSVARKS, encoded by the exons ATGGAGAATTATGAAATACTTGAACAAATTGGGAAAGGTTCATTTGCTTCTGCTTTGCTTGTGAGACATAAACATGAAAACAAAAG GTATGTATTGAAGAAGATTCGacttgcccgtcagtctgagaggACCCGTCAATCTGCTCTTCTGGAG ATGGAACTTATATCTAATGTGCAAAATCCATTTATAGTCGAATATAAAGATTCATGGGTTGAAAAG GGTTGCTATGTATGCATTGTTATAGCGTATTGTGAAGGAGGAGACAT GGCGGAAACAATTAAAAAGGCCAACGGTGTTCATTTCTCAGAAGAG AAACTGTGCAAATGGCTCGTTCAACTACTGGTGGCACTTGATTATTTGCATGTTAATCATATCATTCATCGTGATGTCAAG TGTTCAAATATATTCCTGACAAGAGATAAGGATATTCGGCTTG GTGATTTTGGTCTTGCCAAAATGTTGACTTCTGATGACCTTGCATCCTCG GTTGTTGGAACTCCTAGTTACATGTGCCCCGAACTTCTTGCTGATATACCTTATGGCTGTAAATCTGACATATGGTCATTAG GATGCTGTATGTACGAAATGGCGGCTTTCAAGAATGCATTCAAAGCTTTT GACATGCAATCTTTgatcaacaaaataaataaatcgaTAGTATCTCCACTTCCAACCATGTATTCTGGTGCATT CCGAGGGCTTATTAAGAGTATGCTGCGTAAAAACCCGGAAATGAGACCAAGT GCTGCTGAATTGCTGAAGCATTCACATCTTCAACCATATCTGCTTAAACTCTATCTTAACTCTAACAGGCCTAGACGCAATACACTTCCAGGCCGATGGTCACATTACAATTACGAAAAGAAAACAACTTTCATCGAACCCGAACCTCGAACTGTTCATCTTCACAACGAAAAAAGGCCATCTTTTAGCAGTGACCGGGCTTTAAACCCTAGTATTTCTGAACACGATTACTATTCTTTAGGCTCTCAAAGTTCTGCCAGAAAACTTTCTATTGGTAGTATTGAAGAATACATACACACCGAAAAACTAGTCGCTTCAAAGATATCAAATGCTGTTAGAACTCCAAAATCAACTCCTAAAAAACCTTCGGCTACTACTCCCAGAACGCAACCAATCAGAAACAGTTCAGATCGTGATCTG CTTTCAATAAGAGAGACTCCAGCTAGCGCATCGTCACATACATCTCGCAGAACATCATTTCCCTTACAAGTAAGGGACAAAAAACCACACGTGGCTTTCGAGTCTCCGAATGTTTCGGTCAACGCACCACACATAGACAAAATGAGCGTGTTTCCTTTAACCAGCGACCCACAAGAACCTTTAATCCGACGAGTTCATAAAGCTTCTTCAACGTCAGCTCAGTGTTCCTCCCCTACGTCTCGAAACACCATCTTAGACCGATCAGTAACAACAGACATGTATACAGTCAAGACAATTGACACAATCCAAAACCACCAAGTGTCTATTAGTGGGGCCCAGTCCACACACAACAGGAGCGATGACACGTCATCAGATTCAAGGGGACAGACACGTAGGTTTGACACGTCATCATATCAACAACGGGCTGAAGCATTAGAAGGGTTGTTGGAGTTCAGTGCACAGTTGATGCAACAACAACGGATAGAAGAGTTAGCAGTTTTGTTGAAACCTTTCGGGCCTGAAAAGGTGTCGCCTAGAGAAACTGCTATTTGGTTGTCTAAAAGCTTTAAAGGAACCGCAACCGAAAGTGGAACTAGTGTTGCTCGGAAGTCGtag
- the LOC139843301 gene encoding protein LIFEGUARD 2-like produces MWNQQPFLKTDIESGSAEPLYPIMSESPELRWSFIRKIYSIVAVQLLLTAAVSAFVITYHPVVTFLTTTNGGFACYILLIITPFITLCPLSYYYQRHPVNYVLLGIFTVSLAFAVGLTCAFTSGKVILEAVILTAVVVVSLTLFTFWAAKRGYDFNFLGPFLFGAVMVLVVFSFIQIFFPLGKISVMVYGGLSAIVFCGYIVYDTDNLIKRYTYDEYIWAAVALYLDIINLFISLLTILRAADA; encoded by the exons ATGTGGAATCAACAACCGTTTCTGAAAACCGACATCGAATCCGGTTCAGCGGAACCGTTGTATCCGATCATGTCAGAGTCACCGGAGCTCCGGTGGTCATTTATTCGTAAAATATACTCCATCGTCGCCGTTCAATTACTTCTCACCGCTGCCGTCAGTGCTTTCGTCATCACGTATCATCCTGTCGTCACCTTTTTAACCACCACCAACGGTGGTTTCGCTTGTTATATTCTTCTCATCATAACCCCGTTTATCA CTTTGTGTCCGTTGTCTTATTATTATCAACGACATCCGGTAAATTATGTGCTGCTTGGGATATTTACTGTATCACTTGCATTTGCAGTTGGTTTGACATGTGCATTTACCAGTG GGAAAGTCATATTGGAAGCAGTTATTTTGACAGCCGTGGTGGTTGTGAGTCTCACTCTCTTCACATTCTGGGCTGCAAAGAGAGGCTACGACTTCAATTTCTTGGGACCCTTTTTGTTTGGTGCTGTTATGGTGCTTGTCGTCTTTTCGTTCATTCAG ATTTTCTTTCCGCTGGGCAAGATTTCAGTTATGGTATACGGGGGTTTATCAGCAATTGTCTTCTGTGGCTACATTGTGTATGACACTGACAATCTAATTAAACGATACACCTACGACGAGTACATATGGGCTGCTGTCGCTCTATACTTGGATATCATCAATCTTTTTATTTCGTTGCTTACTATATTGCGAGCTGCTGACGCTTAA
- the LOC139843302 gene encoding serine/threonine-protein kinase Nek2-like isoform X1 — protein sequence MENYEILEQIGKGSFASALLVRHKHENKRYVLKKIRLARQSERTRQSALLEMELISNVQNPFIVEYKDSWVEKGCYVCIVIAYCEGGDIYNICSYRAETIKKANGVHFSEEKLCKWLVQLLVALDYLHVNHIIHRDVKCSNIFLTRDKDIRLGDFGLAKMLTSDDLASSVVGTPSYMCPELLADIPYGCKSDIWSLGCCMYEMAAFKNAFKAFDMQSLINKINKSIVSPLPTMYSGAFRGLIKSMLRKNPEMRPSAAELLKHSHLQPYLLKLYLNSNRPRRNTLPGRWSHYNYEKKTTFIEPEPRTVHLHNEKRPSFSSDRALNPSISEHDYYSLGSQSSARKLSIGSIEEYIHTEKLVASKISNAVRTPKSTPKKPSATTPRTQPIRNSSDRDLLSIRETPASASSHTSRRTSFPLQVRDKKPHVAFESPNVSVNAPHIDKMSVFPLTSDPQEPLIRRVHKASSTSAQCSSPTSRNTILDRSVTTDMYTVKTIDTIQNHQVSISGAQSTHNRSDDTSSDSRGQTRRFDTSSYQQRAEALEGLLEFSAQLMQQQRIEELAVLLKPFGPEKVSPRETAIWLSKSFKGTATESGTSVARKS from the exons ATGGAGAATTATGAAATACTTGAACAAATTGGGAAAGGTTCATTTGCTTCTGCTTTGCTTGTGAGACATAAACATGAAAACAAAAG GTATGTATTGAAGAAGATTCGacttgcccgtcagtctgagaggACCCGTCAATCTGCTCTTCTGGAG ATGGAACTTATATCTAATGTGCAAAATCCATTTATAGTCGAATATAAAGATTCATGGGTTGAAAAG GGTTGCTATGTATGCATTGTTATAGCGTATTGTGAAGGAGGAGACAT TTATAACATTTGTTCATATAGGGCGGAAACAATTAAAAAGGCCAACGGTGTTCATTTCTCAGAAGAG AAACTGTGCAAATGGCTCGTTCAACTACTGGTGGCACTTGATTATTTGCATGTTAATCATATCATTCATCGTGATGTCAAG TGTTCAAATATATTCCTGACAAGAGATAAGGATATTCGGCTTG GTGATTTTGGTCTTGCCAAAATGTTGACTTCTGATGACCTTGCATCCTCG GTTGTTGGAACTCCTAGTTACATGTGCCCCGAACTTCTTGCTGATATACCTTATGGCTGTAAATCTGACATATGGTCATTAG GATGCTGTATGTACGAAATGGCGGCTTTCAAGAATGCATTCAAAGCTTTT GACATGCAATCTTTgatcaacaaaataaataaatcgaTAGTATCTCCACTTCCAACCATGTATTCTGGTGCATT CCGAGGGCTTATTAAGAGTATGCTGCGTAAAAACCCGGAAATGAGACCAAGT GCTGCTGAATTGCTGAAGCATTCACATCTTCAACCATATCTGCTTAAACTCTATCTTAACTCTAACAGGCCTAGACGCAATACACTTCCAGGCCGATGGTCACATTACAATTACGAAAAGAAAACAACTTTCATCGAACCCGAACCTCGAACTGTTCATCTTCACAACGAAAAAAGGCCATCTTTTAGCAGTGACCGGGCTTTAAACCCTAGTATTTCTGAACACGATTACTATTCTTTAGGCTCTCAAAGTTCTGCCAGAAAACTTTCTATTGGTAGTATTGAAGAATACATACACACCGAAAAACTAGTCGCTTCAAAGATATCAAATGCTGTTAGAACTCCAAAATCAACTCCTAAAAAACCTTCGGCTACTACTCCCAGAACGCAACCAATCAGAAACAGTTCAGATCGTGATCTG CTTTCAATAAGAGAGACTCCAGCTAGCGCATCGTCACATACATCTCGCAGAACATCATTTCCCTTACAAGTAAGGGACAAAAAACCACACGTGGCTTTCGAGTCTCCGAATGTTTCGGTCAACGCACCACACATAGACAAAATGAGCGTGTTTCCTTTAACCAGCGACCCACAAGAACCTTTAATCCGACGAGTTCATAAAGCTTCTTCAACGTCAGCTCAGTGTTCCTCCCCTACGTCTCGAAACACCATCTTAGACCGATCAGTAACAACAGACATGTATACAGTCAAGACAATTGACACAATCCAAAACCACCAAGTGTCTATTAGTGGGGCCCAGTCCACACACAACAGGAGCGATGACACGTCATCAGATTCAAGGGGACAGACACGTAGGTTTGACACGTCATCATATCAACAACGGGCTGAAGCATTAGAAGGGTTGTTGGAGTTCAGTGCACAGTTGATGCAACAACAACGGATAGAAGAGTTAGCAGTTTTGTTGAAACCTTTCGGGCCTGAAAAGGTGTCGCCTAGAGAAACTGCTATTTGGTTGTCTAAAAGCTTTAAAGGAACCGCAACCGAAAGTGGAACTAGTGTTGCTCGGAAGTCGtag